From the Sphingobium yanoikuyae genome, the window CTCCGAAGATCTGAAGGTCATGCGGCCCTCGCTGCTGCCCGGTTTGCTGTCCGCGACCAAGCGCAATGTCGATCGCAGCGCCACGTCGATCCGGCTGTTTGAACTCGGCCGGCGCTATTTCAAGCAGGGCGAGCGCGCCACGGTCGGCTTCGTCTTGGCCGGCGAGAAGACCGCGCGCGGCTGGCAGGGCGGCAAGGCCCAGCCCTTCGACGCGTTCGACGCCAAGGGCGAAGTGATCGCGCTGCTGGCGGCTGCCGGCGCGCCGGTCGGCAATCTGCAGAGCATGGGCGAGGCATCGGCGGCCTATCATCCGGGCCAGTCGGGCACGCTGCGCCTTGGCCCCAAGGTGGTGCTGGCCGAATATGGCGTGCTGCACCCGAGCCTGGCCAAGCAGTTCGGCCTGTCGGGCACCGTGGTCGCGGGCGAGATCTTCCTCGATGCGATCCCGGCCAAGCGCAAGAGCGGCTTCATGCGCGCGCCTTACGCCCCGCCGGCGTTGCAGGCGGTGAAGCGCGACTTCGCCTTCCTGGTGCCGGAGACGGTCGAGGCGGATGCGCTGGTGCGCGCGGTCAAGGGCGCGGACAAGAAGGCGATCGTCGACGCCCGCCTGTTCGACGTCTTCACCGGCCCCGGCGTGGATGAAGGCCACAAGTCGCTGGCGGTCGAGATCACGCTGCAGCCGGGCGAGAAGAGCTTCGCCCAGGAAGAGCTGGATGTGATCAGCGCCGCCGTGGTCAAGGCCGCCCAGAAGCTGGGCGCGAGCCTGCGCGGCTAAGACGGGAAAGGCCGGCGATGGACGGGAAGGCTGAACGACTTCAGGCCCGCCTCGCCGGCCTCTTCTACATCGGCACCATTGGCTGCGGCATGTTTGCCGAGGCGGTGGTGCGCGCAGCCCTGATCGTGCCGGGCAACGGACGCGAGACGATGCGCAACATCGCGGACTATCCCTGGCTCTATCGGGCCGGCGGGGCGAGCGATGTCGCGATGCTCTGCTGCTATCTGGCGGTGACCGCCCTGCTCTATGGCCTTTTCGCGCCGACCGGGCGGGTGCTGGCGCGCACCGCCGCCCTGTTCAGCCTTACCGGCATTGCCGTGCTGGCGGGCAACAGCCTGCTCCATCTGCTGCCGCTTGCGCTGATCGATGGCGCGCCGCATCCCGGCATCCCGATGGCGGAGGTGCAGTCGCTGGTGCGGATCAGCCTCAGCCTCCACAACGACCTCTATGGCATCAGCCTGCTCTTCTTCGGCATTTATTGCCTGCTGACCGGCTGGCTGGCGATCCGATCGCGGCGGTTGCCTGTGGCGGTCGGTGCGCTGCTGATGGCGGGCGGCGCGGTCCACTTGGTCGCGCGCAGCCTGGCGCTGCTGTCGCCGGCGATCGGCGAGGCGATCCCCGGCCAGCTCGATTTCGTGCCGTTGCTGGGCGAAGGCGCCTTCGCCATATGGCTGCTGCTGTTCGGGGCGCCGCGTCCGGCGGCGCCGGAAATCAGCCCGTAATCTTGCAGCCCTTGGCCGATGCCATGCCGCGCAGATAGCCGCGCCGGGCGAGACCGGCGGCGATGGCGGCGCGCAGTCGACGTTCCGCCGGGGCGGCGCCGCTGATTTCCCGCACCACGCCGCGGAAGGGGATCAGCGAATTGACCAGCGACTTGCCCACACCCTCGGCGATCTTGCTGGTACGATCCTCATTGGCTTCGCGGCCGATGGTGAAATCGGGACCAAGCACCTTGTTGAGCGCCGCCATGTCGCCATTCAGCGCCTTGCAGGTCTTGCCCGATGGCGCAGCATAGGGATTTTCCTCGGCCGCGACGAGGATCGGCGGCACCTGCGTCTTTTCGATGCCGACATCGCGCGCCGGCTGGGACGCGATTTCGCCCGCCTTGTCGAGCGTGTCGTCCCTCTTCTTGCCCTGTTCTTGGGCGAGCGCCGACGTGCCGAGCAGCAGCAGGATCGTGGCGGTCGATACGGCAATTTTCATCATTGGTCCTCCCGCTGGCTCAACCCGCCAGCCCCCATGTCGGTTCCGCAACGTAACGATTGCGCGGCGGGCGAGACAGTCGGGATTTGCCGCATCGGACCTTGGAATAGAGCCTGATTCACGTCATCTGTGGACGCCCAAGGCGCTTCCACAGATGACGATCCGGCTCTATGCCGCTGGGCAAACAGGAGTGTTTCGCCATGAACGACCGCATCGCCATCGCTTCCGACAATCTGTCCGCCAGCATATCGCCGCTGGGCGCCGAACTCTGGTCGCTGACCGATGCGCAGGGCCGCGAGCTGATGACCGATGCCGACCCGCAATGGTGGACCGGCCATGCCCCCCTGCTCTTCCCGTTCGTCGGCCGATCGCGCGGCGACGTCTATCGGCTGAACGATGTCGCCTATCCGATCGGCCAGCATGGCTTTGCCCGCACCAGCCCCTTCACCCTGGTCCATCGCAACGAGGAAGCCGCGCTGTTCCGGCTGGAGGCGGACAGGGAGACGCGCACCGTCTATCCGTTCGATTTCCGCCTCGACATGGGGTTCGTGCTGGAGGGGCCAAGCCTGCGCATGACCGCCACCGTCATGAACCGGGGCGAGACGGCGATGCCCTTCTGCTTTGGCTATCACCCCGCCTTCGCCTGGCCTTTGCCCTATGGCGGCAGCGTCGAGGACCATCGCATCCTGTTCGCGCAGGCCGAACCCGCGCCGATCCGCAAGGTCGGCAGCGAGCCGGGGCTGATCGCGCTGGAGAGCGTGCCCTCCCCGGTCGAGGGCCATGAGCTGGCGCCGACCCATGTCATGTTCGCGGGCGATGCCCTCATCTGGGACGATCTCGCCAGCCGGTCACTGACCTGGGGCGTGCCCGGCAAGCCGCACCTGAAGATCGATTTCCCCGACACGCCCTGGCTCGGCCTGTGGCAGAAGCCGGGCGCCCATTATCTGTGCGTCGAACCCTGGGCCGGCATGGCCGACCCGGTCGGCTTCACCGGCGATGTCTGGGACAAGCAGGGTGTCATGACCCTGCTGCCGGGCGACAGCCGATCCTTCCGCATGGACGTGACGCTGGTCGGGGCTGAGGGCGAGGCCTAACGTGCGACTCGCTTTGGGCGCAAAAATCCCTATATGGGCGCCCCATGAGCATCCCATCCCGCCGTACCTTCGCGATCATTTCCCACCCGGACGCCGGTAAGACCACGCTGACCGAAAAGCTGCTGCTGGAAGGCGGCGCGATTCACCTGGCCGGCGAGGTCAAGGCGCGCGGCGCGAACCGGCGCGCCCGGTCGGACTGGATGAAGATCGAACAGCAGCGCGGCATCTCCGTCACATCCTCGGTCATGACGTTCGAGCGGACGCGCGATGGCGAGACCATCACCTTCAACCTGCTCGATACGCCCGGCCACGAGGATTTCAGCGAGGATACCTATCGCACCCTGACCGCCGTGGACTCGGCGGTGATGGTGATCGACGCGGCCAAGGGCATCGAGCCGCAGACGCGCAAGCTGTTCGAGGTCTGCCGCCTGCGCAACGTGCCGATCATCACCTTCGTCAACAAGGTCGACCGCGAGGGACGCGAACTGTTCGGCCTGCTCGACGAGGTGGCGGACCAGTTGCAGCTCGACGTCTGCCCGATGAGCTGGCCGGTCGGCATGGGCGGCGAGTTCGAGGGTATCTACGACTTCGCCACCAACCGGCTGATGCAGCCCACTGGCCCGTCCAAGGAATTTGACGGCACCCGCCACCAGTTCAGCGGCCTGGATGATCCCAAACTGGCCGATTATCTGTCCGAGCGGGGCCTCGCAAAGCTGCGCGAGGAGGCCGAGCTGGCCCAGGGTGGCTATGCCGAGTTCGACCTGGAACGCTATCGCCATGGCGACCTGACCCCGGTCTATTTCGGATCGGCACTCAAGCTGTTCGGCGTGACCGAGCTGATCGACGCGCTGTCCGCGCATGCGCCGCCGCCGCGCGCCCAGCCGGCCGAGCCGGCCCCGGTCGAGCCCGAGGGCAGCGAAGTCACCGGCTTCATCTTCAAGGTGCAGGCGAACATGGACCCGATGCACCGCGACCGCATCGCCTTCATGCGGCTGGTGTCGGGCAAGTTCCGCCGCGGCATGAAGCTGACCCCGTCGGGCAGCGGCAAGGCGCTGGCCGTCCATTCGCCGATCCTGTTCTTCGCCCAGGACCGCGAGCTGGCGGACGAGGCCTTCCCCGGCGACATCATCGGCATCCCCAACCATGGCGCGCTGCGCGTGGGCGACACGCTGAGCGAGAAGCCCGGCCTGCGCTTTACCGGCCTGCCCAATTTCGCGCCGGAAATCCTGCGCCGCGTCCAGCTGAAAGACCCGACCAAGACCAAGCAGCTGCGCAAGGCGCTGGACGACCTGAGCGAAGAGGGCGTGATCCAGGTCTTCTATCCCGAGATCGGCAGCAACTGGATCGTCGGCGTGGTCGGCCAGCTGCAGCTGGAAGTGCTGATCAGCCGGCTGGAGGCCGAATATAAGGTCGCCGCGGTGCTGGAGCCCTCACCCTTCGACACGGCCCGCTGGATCAGCGGCGACGATCAGGCGATCAAGGATCTGGTTGCCTATAATGGCGCGAACATGGCCAAGGACCGCGACGGCAATCTGGTGTTCATGGCGCGCAGCGCCTGGGACATCGGTTACCAGCAGGAGCGCCATCCCAAGGTGAAGTTCAGCGCCACCAAGGAGCGCTAAGCGGACAGCGAAAGTGACAGGGCAATGCCCTGTCACTTCATGGGTCAGGCCGTCACCCAATCCTTGCGCAGCGCCTTGCCGGCGAGCGCCATGAACAGGCCGGCGAGCAGGTAGAAGCCGAGCGCCGCGACGATGGCGTAGCGCAGCGCTTCATTGCCATAGGTCGGGGTCAGCGCGTCGGACAGGGCGCCCACGCTCCAGCTGCCAAGACCAAGCCCGACCAGATTGTTGATCAGCAGGAAGGTCGCCGAGGCGCTGGCCCGCATATGCGGCGGCACCAGGTGCTGCACGGCGGTCAATACCGGGCCGAGCCAGACATAGACCAAGGCCTGCGGGATCAGGAACAGGGCGAAGGCGAAGGATACGCTGGACGACAGCACGCCGACCACGAACAAGGGCATGCCGATCACATAGCTGATCGCCGGCACCCAGGCGAACCAGGCCTTGTCCCGATTGCCCATGGCGTCGCCCAGGAAGCCGCCGAGCAGCACGCCCGCAACCCCGCCCAGCAGCAGCAGGCCGCCCAGGAACTGGCCCGCGCCCAGAAGGTCGAGGCCGAAGCTGCGCATCAACAGGCTGGGCAGCCAGAAGGCGACGCCATAGCCGCACATCGAACTGCTCGCCGCGCCCAATGCCAGGAACCAGAAGCTGCGCTTGGCGGCGAGGATGCCGAACACAGCGCTAACCGGCACGGGCGTGCCCGACTGCACCGGCCGGGCGGGTTCGCGCACCACCAGGCGGAAGAGCGGTGCGATGAGGATACCCATGATGCCGACCGCGATGAAGGCGGTGCGCCATTCGACGGTCTGGGCGATATAGCCGCCCAGCAGCACGCCGCCGGCCGAGCCCAGCGGAATGCCGAGCGAATAGATGGAGAGGGCGCGGGCGCGCTGATGCTGCGGGAAATAGTCGGAGATGACCGCATAGGAAGGTGCGACGCCGCCCGCCTCCCCCACGCCGACGCCGATGCGGAACAGGAACATCTGCATGAAATTGCCTGCCATGCCGCACAGCGCGGTGAAGCCGCTCCAGACGGCGAGGCTGACGGTGATGACCCAGGTGCGGCTGGTCCGGTCGGCGAGCAGCGCCAGCGGGATCGCCAGCGTCGAATAGAGGAGCGCAAAGGCGATGCCGCCCAGCGCGCCAAGCTGGGTATCGGTCAGCCCCAGCTCCGCCTTGATCGGCCCGGCGAGGATGCCCAGGATCTGCCGGTCGAGGAAGTTGAAGGTATAGACCAACAGCAGCATCGCCAGCACGACGCCGCGATAGGCGGGGGAGGTTTGGGGCTTCATCTGCGCTTCCTAGACCGATTTCATACGTCATTGCGAGCGAAGCGAAGCAATCCACACAGCGCCCATGGATTGCTTCGCTCCGCTCGCAATGACGGCCTTTGGATCAGAACTTGACCGAGCCGGTCACGAACACCTGGCGCGGGTTGCCGTAGAAGGCGGTCAGCGTGCCTTCCTTGCCCAGCGAGGGGGTGGGATAGCCGGCCGCATTGTTGATGATCGCGCCGGTCACCGGATTGGCTGCGACGAAGGTATAGCCCGAGGTCTTATATTCCTTGTCGAGCAGGTTCTTGCCATGGACGCCGATGCTCCAGCGATCACTGGGCGCGGTATAGACCAGGCTGGCATCCCACAGCGCATAGCCCTTCTGATCGATATAGGGGTTGGGGATTTCGAACTGATAGGTCTTGGAGCGCCAGGAGACGGTGCTGCCGAAATAGAGGCTGCCATCGCCCACCGGGACATTATAGCTGAGCGTGCCGCTGGCGGTCCATTTCGGCGTGTTCTGGACCCGGCGATAGTCGGCGACGTCGGTCGGCACGCTGGCGATATTGGCGATATATTCGCGATAATCGGCATCGATGAAGCCGATCGCGGTCTGCAGGTTCAGACGGTCGCCGCCGCTGAAGATGTCGCGGCCAAGGCGCGCATTGCTTTCGAACTCCAGCCCCTTGAAGCGCGCCTTGCCGGCATTCGACACGACACCGCAGAAGGAGGGCGTCGCCACGCCGCCGACATTGACGGTACAGGCGACCGAGCCGGGGATCTGCACATCCTTGTAATCGGCATAGAAGCCGGCGACCGCGACATAGAGGGCGCCGTCCATCAGATTGCCCTTGTAGCCGACTTCATAGCTGTCGACCTGTTCGGGCGCGAAGCTGAGGAAGGAGGCGATTTCGCTGTCCTGGCGGATGCCGTCGCCATTGAGGTCAGGCGCGTTGGTGCCGACCCCGCGCGGGTCGAAGCCGCCGCCCTTGAAGCCCTTGGAATAGCTGGCATAGATATTGTGATCGGCGGTCGGCTTGTAGCTGACCGAGAAGCGCGGCGTGAACTTCTTGAACTCGCGCTCGCCACGGAAATTGGTGCTGGGCGCACCGAAGGGAATGCCCGCGCCGTCGAACACCGGCGAGCCGCCCCCCAGATAGCTTTGCCGCAGGATATTGGCCCGGCGCGTATCCCATGTGTAGCGACCGCCGGCCGACAGGCTGAGCTGATCGGTCAGGTCGAAGCTCATGTCGCCGAACACGGCATAGGTTTCGGTATCGACATTGGCCTGGGTGAAGGCGGTCAGCCCGGCCACGGTGGTGAAGATGCGGGTATCGAACTGGGTGTCGGCGCTGGCATCGAGATAATAGAAGCCGACCATGCCGTGCAGACGACCCTTGTCGTAGAGCAGCTGGAATTCCTGGCTGAGCTGTTCATTCTTGTAATAGGCCGGCACGTCGACATCGACGGCGGGCAGCGCGTCGAAGTCGATCGGCGAAGCGCTGTCATCCTTGCGCCAGGCGCTGATCGAGCGCAGCGTCACCGCATCATTGAGTTCGGCCGTCAGGTTCATCGACAGGCCGTAGGACTTCACATATTGCTTGGGATCGACCAGGCCGCCACGGGTGTCGAACACATCGTCCAGCACCGGCGCGCCCGATGCCTGGCCCGGAATCAGGCGGTGGCCGCCACGCGGGTTGCTGTTATCCTTGGTATAGTCGCCGGTGATGCGCATCAGCACCGGCGCGCCATAGCCGCCCATTTCGAAGGTGGCGCGGCCGGCCCAGATATCCTTGTTATAATTATCCTGCCCGGTGGTGAGATTCTTGCCGAAGCCGCCGCGCGACAGGCGGGCAAAGGCACCACCGACGCGCATCAGGTCGCCGATCGGCGCCGACACGCTGATGATGCCATCGGCCTGATCATAGCTGCCATAGCTGCCTTTGAGCTTGAGCGAAAAGTCCTGCGGCAGCATCTTCGTGACATATTTGACCGCGCCGCCGATCGTGTTGCGGCCATAGAGCGTGCCCTGCGGCCCGCGCAGCACCTCGATCCGTTCGACGTCATAGATGTCGAGCAGCGCGCCCTGCGGCCGGTTGAGATAGACATCGTCGAGATAGATGCCGACGCCCTGTTCGAAGCCGGAAACCGGATCCTGCTGACCGACGCCGCGGATGAAGGCGGTCAGCGTCGAATTGGTGCCGCGCGACGCCTCCAGCGTGGTGTTGGGGGTGACATTGGCAAGATCGCTGATGTCGATCGCCCCACCCCGTTCCAGATCAGC encodes:
- a CDS encoding DUF4386 domain-containing protein codes for the protein MDGKAERLQARLAGLFYIGTIGCGMFAEAVVRAALIVPGNGRETMRNIADYPWLYRAGGASDVAMLCCYLAVTALLYGLFAPTGRVLARTAALFSLTGIAVLAGNSLLHLLPLALIDGAPHPGIPMAEVQSLVRISLSLHNDLYGISLLFFGIYCLLTGWLAIRSRRLPVAVGALLMAGGAVHLVARSLALLSPAIGEAIPGQLDFVPLLGEGAFAIWLLLFGAPRPAAPEISP
- a CDS encoding aldose 1-epimerase family protein, which codes for MNDRIAIASDNLSASISPLGAELWSLTDAQGRELMTDADPQWWTGHAPLLFPFVGRSRGDVYRLNDVAYPIGQHGFARTSPFTLVHRNEEAALFRLEADRETRTVYPFDFRLDMGFVLEGPSLRMTATVMNRGETAMPFCFGYHPAFAWPLPYGGSVEDHRILFAQAEPAPIRKVGSEPGLIALESVPSPVEGHELAPTHVMFAGDALIWDDLASRSLTWGVPGKPHLKIDFPDTPWLGLWQKPGAHYLCVEPWAGMADPVGFTGDVWDKQGVMTLLPGDSRSFRMDVTLVGAEGEA
- a CDS encoding peptide chain release factor 3 → MSIPSRRTFAIISHPDAGKTTLTEKLLLEGGAIHLAGEVKARGANRRARSDWMKIEQQRGISVTSSVMTFERTRDGETITFNLLDTPGHEDFSEDTYRTLTAVDSAVMVIDAAKGIEPQTRKLFEVCRLRNVPIITFVNKVDREGRELFGLLDEVADQLQLDVCPMSWPVGMGGEFEGIYDFATNRLMQPTGPSKEFDGTRHQFSGLDDPKLADYLSERGLAKLREEAELAQGGYAEFDLERYRHGDLTPVYFGSALKLFGVTELIDALSAHAPPPRAQPAEPAPVEPEGSEVTGFIFKVQANMDPMHRDRIAFMRLVSGKFRRGMKLTPSGSGKALAVHSPILFFAQDRELADEAFPGDIIGIPNHGALRVGDTLSEKPGLRFTGLPNFAPEILRRVQLKDPTKTKQLRKALDDLSEEGVIQVFYPEIGSNWIVGVVGQLQLEVLISRLEAEYKVAAVLEPSPFDTARWISGDDQAIKDLVAYNGANMAKDRDGNLVFMARSAWDIGYQQERHPKVKFSATKER
- a CDS encoding spinster family MFS transporter, with the translated sequence MKPQTSPAYRGVVLAMLLLVYTFNFLDRQILGILAGPIKAELGLTDTQLGALGGIAFALLYSTLAIPLALLADRTSRTWVITVSLAVWSGFTALCGMAGNFMQMFLFRIGVGVGEAGGVAPSYAVISDYFPQHQRARALSIYSLGIPLGSAGGVLLGGYIAQTVEWRTAFIAVGIMGILIAPLFRLVVREPARPVQSGTPVPVSAVFGILAAKRSFWFLALGAASSSMCGYGVAFWLPSLLMRSFGLDLLGAGQFLGGLLLLGGVAGVLLGGFLGDAMGNRDKAWFAWVPAISYVIGMPLFVVGVLSSSVSFAFALFLIPQALVYVWLGPVLTAVQHLVPPHMRASASATFLLINNLVGLGLGSWSVGALSDALTPTYGNEALRYAIVAALGFYLLAGLFMALAGKALRKDWVTA
- a CDS encoding TonB-dependent receptor, whose protein sequence is MKAHHSIRALALASAAWTGAMAFPAFAQDASVPAADTEEAGIIVTARRREETLVSVPIAVSAFSGADLERGGAIDISDLANVTPNTTLEASRGTNSTLTAFIRGVGQQDPVSGFEQGVGIYLDDVYLNRPQGALLDIYDVERIEVLRGPQGTLYGRNTIGGAVKYVTKMLPQDFSLKLKGSYGSYDQADGIISVSAPIGDLMRVGGAFARLSRGGFGKNLTTGQDNYNKDIWAGRATFEMGGYGAPVLMRITGDYTKDNSNPRGGHRLIPGQASGAPVLDDVFDTRGGLVDPKQYVKSYGLSMNLTAELNDAVTLRSISAWRKDDSASPIDFDALPAVDVDVPAYYKNEQLSQEFQLLYDKGRLHGMVGFYYLDASADTQFDTRIFTTVAGLTAFTQANVDTETYAVFGDMSFDLTDQLSLSAGGRYTWDTRRANILRQSYLGGGSPVFDGAGIPFGAPSTNFRGEREFKKFTPRFSVSYKPTADHNIYASYSKGFKGGGFDPRGVGTNAPDLNGDGIRQDSEIASFLSFAPEQVDSYEVGYKGNLMDGALYVAVAGFYADYKDVQIPGSVACTVNVGGVATPSFCGVVSNAGKARFKGLEFESNARLGRDIFSGGDRLNLQTAIGFIDADYREYIANIASVPTDVADYRRVQNTPKWTASGTLSYNVPVGDGSLYFGSTVSWRSKTYQFEIPNPYIDQKGYALWDASLVYTAPSDRWSIGVHGKNLLDKEYKTSGYTFVAANPVTGAIINNAAGYPTPSLGKEGTLTAFYGNPRQVFVTGSVKF